Genomic window (Salvelinus alpinus chromosome 26, SLU_Salpinus.1, whole genome shotgun sequence):
AGTGGGTTAGGACAGATCCAGCCTCACCTTAGTGGGTTAGGACAGAACCAGCCACCCCTTAGTGGGTTAGGACAGATTCAGCCACACCTTAGTGGGTTAGGACAGATCCAGCCACATCTTAGTGGGTTAGGACAGAGCCAGCCGCACCTTAGTGGGTTAGGACAGAACCAGCCTCACCTTAGTGGGTTAGGAGAGAACCAGCCACACCTTAGTGGGTTAGGACAGAACCAGCCACCCCTTAGTGGGTTAGGACAGAACCAGCCGCACCTTAGTTTGTTAGAACAGAACCAGCCACACCTTAGTGGGTTAGGACAGAACCAGCCACACCTTAGTGGGTTAGGACAGAACCAGCCACCTCTTAGTGGGTTAGGACAGAACCAGCCGCACCTTAGTGGGTTAGAACAGAACCAGCCACACCTTAGTGGGTTAGGACAGATCCAGCCACCCCTTAGTGGGTTAGGACAGATTCAACAACACCTTAGTGGGTTAGGACAGATTCAACCACACCTGAGGGAGATGGATGACCTATTGAAGAGTTGTGAGGACATGACAGGTGTGTCCATCGCCTCCTGCCTGTCCACcaggtacacagacacacacctgacTGGACCAGCTCAGAACCAGAACCAGTCAGACATACAGAAGATGGTTGCTATGATGGGGAGCTGTGGTGGTAATGACTGTCACACAGGTGGCTCCATCCTgacctacacagacacacacatggaggAGTCTAGGAACCAGTGCCAAAGTCACCTGAAGGAGGTGGAATCCATTTTGGATCAGAGTGGAGCCACAGGAGCCGCTGTCCAGCCTCAGTTGCCTCCTCTTACCTCTGCAGGCACTCAGCTGAGTGGCACTATGGCTGAGTATCAGACAGAGCTAATGGCGATGCTGGCCATGTTAGAGAACTGTATGGAGGAGGCAGGGATTACCTTTGACCCTTTAGAGTGGACTTACCCTAGTTTACCCAAAGGATATGGCCAACCCAACCCCAACATGAATAAGGTAACACAAGACAGAcacatggagagaggaggagcaacaCAAGGAcacatggagagaggaggagcaacaCATGGACACAAGGAGTCTGTGGGATGTGTGGATCTGAAGCCATATTTGGGAAGTACCTTTGGCCAATTTGAGCCCCCGAGCTATCAAGCTATCTCCACAGAAAGACACTCGGATGAGTTAGGAGACTGTGGAGATACACACACAAGAGTGTCCATGTCCACGGTGTGTGACGAGGACACAGAAGGACATGTCTCCGGTGTCTCTGTTGGGGACACAGAGGCTCACATTATGTGGGGCCAACAACTAGAGACAGGGCTGGGGGGATCCATGCAGGAGTTGGAGGTGTTGGGTACTGTGCTAGAGGGGTGCATCGAGGAGGTGGAGAAACTGGAGAAGAGACGGAATGAACTGATGGGAGAGCTACAGGCACTAAGGGAGGAGAAGacggggacagaggaagggagtgAAGGAGGCCAGGCGGCACAGCTAAGCCAGGTGCTGAATATTGAGGCCGATGGGAGGAGGGAGGCGCGGATGAGGGAGTGGCAGTCTTTGAGGGCTGAGAGGAGTGAGGAGCAGAGGAGGCTGTCCAGTGTGCGTCTGGAGAGGCAGGGTCttcaggaggagatgaggaggctgAAGAGGAGGCTGTTCTCTGTCGCCAGGGAGTGTGCTCACAACCAGGTCATCCTGGCAACCCAGCAGCGTGACGTTGCCCAGCTCAACAAGGAACAGGTAGGGGCTGGAGTGTTCTTCTGACCATTCCAGAACTTTCTGAGTATCCATTAAACTTCTGGGTGTTCCAGCAcctttttaattatttttatttatttcacctttatttaaccaggtatttatatattatatatataaccctaaccctttatttaaccaggtatttatatattatatatataaccctaaccctttatttaaccaggtatttatatattatatatataaccctaaccctttatttaaccaggtatttatatattatatatataaccctaaccctttatttaaccaggtatttatatattatatatataaccctaaccctttatttaaccaggtatttatatattatatatataaccctaaccctttatttaaccaggtatttatatattatatatataaccctaaccctttatttaaccaggtatttatatattatatatataaccctaaccctttatttaaccaggtatttatatattatatatataaccctaaccctttatttaaccaggtatttatatattatatatataaccctaaccctttatttaaccaggtaggctagttatttcacctttatttaaccaggtaggccagttgagaacaagttctcatttacaactgccacctggccaagataaagcaaagcagtgcgacaaaaacaacaacacagagttacacataaacaaacgtacagtcaataacacaatagaaacatctgtacacagtgtgtgcaattgaagtaaggaggtaaggcaataaataggccaatagtggcgaagtaattacaaattATCAATTTACGCTGgagtgatatacagtggggagaacaagtatttgatacactgacgattttgcaggttttcctacatacaaagcatgtagaggtctgtaatttttatcataggtacccttcaactgtgagagacggaatctaaaacaaaaatccagataatcacattgtatgatttttaagtatttaatttgcattttattgcatgacataagtatttgatcacctaccaaccagtaagaattccggctctcacagacctgttagtttttctttaagaagccctcctgttctccactcattacctgtattaactgcacctgtttgaactcgttacctgtataaaagacacctgtccacacactcaatcaaacagactccaacctctccacaatggccaagaccagagagctgtgtaaggacatcagggataaaattgtagacctgcacaaggctgggatgggctacaggacaataggcaagcagcttagtgagaaggcaacaactgttggcccaattattagaaaatggaagaagttcaagatgacggtcaatcaccctcagtctggggctccatgcaagatctcaccttgtgtggcatcaatgatcatgaggaaggtgagggatcagcccagaactacactgcaggacctggtcaatgacctgaagagaactgggaccacagtctcaaagaaaaccattagtaacacactacaccgtcatggattaaaatcctgcagcgcacgcaaggtccccctgctcaagccagcgcatgtccaggcccgtcagaagtttgccaatgaaaatctggatgatccagaggaggaatgggagaaggtcatgtggtctgatgagacaaaaatagagctttttggtctaaactccactcgccgtgtttggaggaagaagaaggatgagtacaaccccaagaacaccatcccaaccgtgaagcatggaggtggaaacatcattctttggggatgcttttctgcaaaggggacaggacgactgcaccgtattgaggggaggatggatggggccatgtatcgcgagatcttggccaacaacctccttccctcagtaagagcattgaagatgggtcgtggctgggtcttccagcatgacaacgacccaaaacacacagccagggctactaaggagtggctccgtaagaagcatctcaaggtcctgcagtggcctagccagtctccagacctgaacccaatagaaaatctttggagggagctgaaagtccgtattgcccagcgacagccccgaaacctgaaggatctggagaaggtctgtatggaggagtgggccaaaatccctgctggagtgtgtgcaaacctggtcaagaactacaggaaacgtaggatctctgtaattgcaaacaaaggtttctgtaccaaatattaagttctgcttttctgatgtatcaaatacttatgtcatgcaataaaatgcaaattaattacttaaaaatcatacaatgtgattttctggatttttgttttagattccgtctctcacagttgaagtgtacctatgatagaaattacagacctctacatgctttgtaagtaggaaaacctgcaaaatcggcagtgtatcaaatacttgttctccccactgtatgtgcagatgaggatgtgcaagtagaaatactggtgtgcaaaagagcagaaaaacaaaaacaatatggggatgaggtaggtagttggttggatggatggatgggctatttacagatgggctgtgtacatgtATATCATTATGTATATCCTGAACCCCCAGAATATTGTATGAGTGTTCTAGAGCATTTTAAATGTTCTAGAACACTGAGTGTTCCAGAACCCTCTAAGTGATCCAGAACATATGCTGCGTTCATCAGAGCTCAAAAGGCAATGCAggttcttctgtctctctccctctgtctctccctctgtctctccctctgtctctccctctatctctcgctctgtctctccctcgctctgtctctctgtctctctgtctctgtgtctctctgtctctctctgtctctccctcgctctgtctctgtctctctgtctctctccctctgtctctctgtctctccctctgtctctccctcgctctgtctctgtgtctctctgtctctctctccctctgtctctccctcgctctgtgtctctgtgtctctgtgtctctgtgtctctctgtctctctgtccctctgtctctctgtccctctgtctctccctcgctctgtctctctgtctcttccccagatgGAACTTGACGCACTGATCATCAAGCTGACTGAGGAGGTGTCTCAGCTCCGCTCCACCCACCAGTCCCAGCTCTCCACTCTGCAGTCCCAGCTCCAGACCCGCAGCCAGACACCCAAGCCCATAGAGGAGCTGACCCAGAGCAAGAGGAACTCCTGTGGGGACATACAGCAGTACCTGCAGGGAGGGCTCAAAACCCTGGAGGAAAGGTATTCTGTCTCAACATTGCCAGGCGTTATCATAACTCAACATTGCCAGGCGTTATCATAACTCAACATTGCCAGGCGTTATCATAACTCAACATTGCCAGGCGTTATCATAACTCAACATTGCCAGGCGTTATCATAACTCAACATTGCCAGGCGTTATCATAACTCAACATTGCCAGGCGTTATCATAACTCAACATTGCCAGGCGTTATCATAACTCAACATTGCCAGGCGTTATCATAACTCAACATTGCCAGGCGTTATCATAACTCAACATTGCCAGGCGTTATCATAACTCAACATTGCCAGGCGTTACCATAACTCAACATTGCCAGGCGTTATCATAACTCAACATTGCCAGGCGTTATCATAACTCAACATTGCCAGGCATTATCATAACTCAACATTGCCAGGCGTTATCATAACTCAACATTGCCAGGCGTTATCATAACTCAAAGGTGATCTCTAGTCAAGCATGGCACTAGGATTGACACAGCAATTATGATGTACGCACTTATCATGATTGGTACTGTGATCATGAATTATATATCATGATACCAAATTCCAATAGCCCCTCtattgttattttatggctgctctttaattatttgttattcttatctcttacttttgtttggtattttcttaaaactgcattgttggttaagggcttgtaagtaagcattttactgtaaggtctactacacctgttgtattcacctgttgtattcggcgcatgtgacaaatacaatttgatttgatcacgtACATAGATTTGCATATGTTTTgtcaggtgcagcgaaatgcattatcctctctcctcctccctcagaTATGAGCCAATGCTTCTGGCCCTGTTGAAGCGGAGGGAGGGGACGTCAGAGGCCCTGGTGAAGGCCAGACAGCAGGCACAGGAGCTGAGGGCCCGTCGGGGACCCCTgagggaggagggacagaggctGGGGCTGCAGAGAGCCTGCCTGGAGGAGAGACTCAAACTGATGGAGACCCACAGGAGAGAGGACGTGGAGCAGTACAGGGTACGAAGGGACGAAGGGGAGAGATGGAATAAGGGCCAGTAGACAGGGTTGGAATTACAAGGCTGTCCAGAAATGCTTCACACTCATAACAAATCAAGGCacctccaacacacacagacatagattAAAACACCATTCTTTTAATACATTATAAACTCTATGTCAGGTTTATAAAACCTTGTCTCTCTCCCCAACAGGAGACAGTGGACAGGCTGGAGGAGAGTAGCAGAGAGCAGAAGATGGAGCTACAAATGCAGAAAAGGAAAACCAAGGAGATGGAGGAACTGAGAGACAGTCTTACTAAAGAACTCTACCTGTACAGGTGAGGACAATTGACCGTTTCACGCTCCTAATTCAACCTTTCCAGAATTTTACCACACATCCAACAAATAATATCA
Coding sequences:
- the sync gene encoding uncharacterized protein sync isoform X1; this encodes MPGMEDQESELPMDPEICFDPLFIDEEDKYGDDGVEEETGASFQPLLGVTSTNTLLTGSAHSQSSLSDTYRETHLDETRAQLKDTDTMFRSCVGETTDSFGSHLSTTAQTNTHLSGLGQNQPHISGLGQIQPPLSGLGQNQPHLSGLGQIQPPLSGLGQNQPHLSGLGQIQPSLSGLGQNQPHLSGLGQIQPHLSGLGQIQPPLSGLGQIQPHLSGLGQIQPPLSGLGQIQPHLSGLGQIQPHLSGLGQNQPPLSGLGQIQPHLSGLGQNQPPLSGLGQIQPHLSGLGQIQPHLSGLGQSQPHLSGLGQNQPHLSGLGENQPHLSGLGQNQPPLSGLGQNQPHLSLLEQNQPHLSGLGQNQPHLSGLGQNQPPLSGLGQNQPHLSGLEQNQPHLSGLGQIQPPLSGLGQIQQHLSGLGQIQPHLREMDDLLKSCEDMTGVSIASCLSTRYTDTHLTGPAQNQNQSDIQKMVAMMGSCGGNDCHTGGSILTYTDTHMEESRNQCQSHLKEVESILDQSGATGAAVQPQLPPLTSAGTQLSGTMAEYQTELMAMLAMLENCMEEAGITFDPLEWTYPSLPKGYGQPNPNMNKVTQDRHMERGGATQGHMERGGATHGHKESVGCVDLKPYLGSTFGQFEPPSYQAISTERHSDELGDCGDTHTRVSMSTVCDEDTEGHVSGVSVGDTEAHIMWGQQLETGLGGSMQELEVLGTVLEGCIEEVEKLEKRRNELMGELQALREEKTGTEEGSEGGQAAQLSQVLNIEADGRREARMREWQSLRAERSEEQRRLSSVRLERQGLQEEMRRLKRRLFSVARECAHNQVILATQQRDVAQLNKEQMELDALIIKLTEEVSQLRSTHQSQLSTLQSQLQTRSQTPKPIEELTQSKRNSCGDIQQYLQGGLKTLEERYEPMLLALLKRREGTSEALVKARQQAQELRARRGPLREEGQRLGLQRACLEERLKLMETHRREDVEQYRETVDRLEESSREQKMELQMQKRKTKEMEELRDSLTKELYLYRGIVEDSNKNDLASVKEET
- the sync gene encoding uncharacterized protein sync isoform X2, whose amino-acid sequence is MGMEDQESELPMDPEICFDPLFIDEEDKYGDDGVEEETGASFQPLLGVTSTNTLLTGSAHSQSSLSDTYRETHLDETRAQLKDTDTMFRSCVGETTDSFGSHLSTTAQTNTHLSGLGQNQPHISGLGQIQPPLSGLGQNQPHLSGLGQIQPPLSGLGQNQPHLSGLGQIQPSLSGLGQNQPHLSGLGQIQPHLSGLGQIQPPLSGLGQIQPHLSGLGQIQPPLSGLGQIQPHLSGLGQIQPHLSGLGQNQPPLSGLGQIQPHLSGLGQNQPPLSGLGQIQPHLSGLGQIQPHLSGLGQSQPHLSGLGQNQPHLSGLGENQPHLSGLGQNQPPLSGLGQNQPHLSLLEQNQPHLSGLGQNQPHLSGLGQNQPPLSGLGQNQPHLSGLEQNQPHLSGLGQIQPPLSGLGQIQQHLSGLGQIQPHLREMDDLLKSCEDMTGVSIASCLSTRYTDTHLTGPAQNQNQSDIQKMVAMMGSCGGNDCHTGGSILTYTDTHMEESRNQCQSHLKEVESILDQSGATGAAVQPQLPPLTSAGTQLSGTMAEYQTELMAMLAMLENCMEEAGITFDPLEWTYPSLPKGYGQPNPNMNKVTQDRHMERGGATQGHMERGGATHGHKESVGCVDLKPYLGSTFGQFEPPSYQAISTERHSDELGDCGDTHTRVSMSTVCDEDTEGHVSGVSVGDTEAHIMWGQQLETGLGGSMQELEVLGTVLEGCIEEVEKLEKRRNELMGELQALREEKTGTEEGSEGGQAAQLSQVLNIEADGRREARMREWQSLRAERSEEQRRLSSVRLERQGLQEEMRRLKRRLFSVARECAHNQVILATQQRDVAQLNKEQMELDALIIKLTEEVSQLRSTHQSQLSTLQSQLQTRSQTPKPIEELTQSKRNSCGDIQQYLQGGLKTLEERYEPMLLALLKRREGTSEALVKARQQAQELRARRGPLREEGQRLGLQRACLEERLKLMETHRREDVEQYRETVDRLEESSREQKMELQMQKRKTKEMEELRDSLTKELYLYRGIVEDSNKNDLASVKEET